AATGGAAGGGTGATTGATTGTACAGTTTAGGTGATTCAATACAATTTTTTACAAAATCATCAAAAAGAAAGGatgggagagggaacagagacagacagatcatTCTCCATCCAGGGGAGAAGAAAAGACGAGAAGGACATAGGAGGAGGGGGTAGAtccactcccgagtggcgcagtggtctaaggcactgcatcgcagtgctaaactGTGcgactagagatcctggttcgaatccaggctctgtcgtagccggccgcgaccgggagacccatggggcggcgcgtacaattggcccagcgtcgtccagggtaggggagggatttggccggcaggggatgtagctcagttggtagagcatggcgtttgcaacgccagggttgtgggttcgataaaataatgtatgcactaactgtaagtcgctctggataagagcgtctgctaaatgacttaaatgtaaatgctgGAGCATCATGGGACGTCAGAGGGCGTTTGTAAGGGCCATACTGGTTGTGGTGGGTCTGggagctctctttctttctcttggaGCATGGTCAGCACTGGGACTGGAAGacatagaggaggaggggagtcCAGGGGAAGCAGAGTCACTGCCACCAGCAAGACAGCTGGACTACCACCTCTGTGTGGAGCTGGTGTTGAGAACCACAGCCAGAGGGGGTGCCATCGGTCTACTGACAGGAGCAACAGCCATCTCAGCGGTCTGGATAGCAGAGGTCCTGTCTGGGTCTAATGGCCTGGTCACATTGGTGCTCCGCGCCCCTTTCTTGGGGCTTCTGATCGGGCTGGGGGTGGGTGCTGCAGATGGGGTGGGCCGGGCGGAGGAGCTCCTGGGGTGTGGTGGGAGGTTGTGGGTAACTGGGTGAGCGGGGCTGGGGTGGGGGCCAGGGTGGCTGCAGTGAGTGGGGTGGCCATCGCGGGTTTGATGAGCATCATGACGGTCAGAGCAGTGAAGAATGTGGCGAGATCAGGATGGCTCAGTTCATTACCATATCAGTGGCTGTGGGGGCTGCTAGGATGGTGCTGTATTTGGCTCCCGGGTGCATGGCCACAGGAGCCTTGGTAGTATCCATACTAGGGACCGGGAGGGACCTCCACACCTTCGGGGGCCCTAGTGGTGCTGGGGTTGGGGTGGTGTGCAGGGCAAAGGTGGCTTGGTGGTGTGTCAGTTTTCATGATGTGGGATAAATCAAGGCACCTCTCACCCAGACATCTAATAGGAAGGTTAGTGGGCTCGACTGTAGCTGTGGTTGGATCCATGTGCCTGGGTTTTTCTCTGCAGATGTACTCAGccctggtcagtgtgttactgGGTGCTTCTATAGCCTTTCTGTCCTGGAGGGGTGGGGAGGCTGTTTGTCAAACTTTTGCTGAGATGGTAGAGAGATTATTTGTAGCTATAAGCATCAATACATATCATGGACAAGAAGAGAGACTTATGGATACCTTTTGGATGGGGAAAGAGGCCTCTGGATGCTTGATATATTTGTCTTATTTTGTTGTGATTCATTACTGTGATTAGTAGTCTCAAATGCATTTATTTCCCagcatgatttactgtagttacaaATGTTAAAAGTTTAGAATTTGTTGAATAGGGCTGCAGAAAGCACATTTTGTAGTGAACTTTAATATTTGCAACCACGAAACACATACTTTCTTCCAGAAAGGAGCACATTTTAGAAGTTTAGAATTCAGAATACAGACGGGTGTAGTAGCTAGCCTGTAGaaccctgcctgtgccattaaacccctacaactcatccagaatgccgcagcccgtctggtgttcaaccttcccaagttctcttacgtcacccccctcctccgcacactccactggcttccagttgaagctcgcatccgttacaagaccatggtgcttgcctatggagcagtgaggggaacggcacctccgtaccttcaggctctgatcagtccctacacacaaacgagggcattgcgttcatccacctctggcctgctggctccccttcctctgcggaagcatagttcccgctcagcccagtcaaaactgttcgctgctctggcaccccaatggtggaacaagctccctcatgacgccaggacagcggagtcactcaccaccttccggagacatttgaaaccccacctctttaaggaacacctgggataggataaagtaatccttctacccccccccccaaaaaaaaaaaaaaaagtataattgtaaagtggttatcccactggctatagggtgaatgcaccaatttgtagttgctctggataagagcgtctgctaaatgacgtaaatgtgcccttgagcaaggcacttaaccctaattgctcctgtaagtcgctctggataagagcgtctgctaaatgactaaaatgtaatgtaaatgtagaatgAACAAGACTAGGAAACatggtttccactagatagcacagccacaaagtcaactTTGGCTATCGTAAAAATGAATGAAAAAAAtgtttagggttaggcataaagtTAACAGTGTTAGGTTTAAAATGACATTTTAAGAATAATTAttttagaaataggcggggtttatgactttatGGTTGTGGTAACCGTGACGACCGGTAAACATTGTGGGACAAGCACCAAGCCAGAGATATTAAGAGAAAAGTATCTCAAACCACTGgagattggtggcaccttaattggggaggacgggcttgtggtaatgctCCAttacagacattattatgagccgtcctcccctcagcaggcaagtccacatttttgttttttaacTAACCTATTGTTTTATCTGTGGTACTGTTTCTCTGGACAAGCATGAGGTGCGTTCAGTTCGCTTGAACGTTTGCTACGTTAGggaacggtttgtactgaacgacacgTTTACCCAAAACGTTCTTGtacgttcttgaacagactttgaggtacgtttgctcccgtttggtgggtgtggcttGAAGTAATTAGTGTATTTAAAGGGAAGTGGCCATGCTGACAGCGTTTCCCAACCCATAACCCAAccaaatacagtacagtatgaccCAACCCATACCCGTTCTTCGACAGGTCATTCAGTACAGCACCGTTTCCGTTCAATTGAACGTTTCAGAACGTGAAAACGTACTGAACGCATCCCTGCTGTTACATTTGTTTGAGTGACAACAGGAAACGCCAATGAAATGAACACGTGGCATCGCCTATTGTCCAATCACCTTATTGGGAAAAGGGACTATCTACCATTGGCTACACGAACGACCTGGATGTAAAACAAGCAAGAAGCGCATTCGGAGAAAAAAATGGGTTTAATGtctatgaggggaaaaaatcataAGAGCATTCAGGCGCGTAGTTGTTTTCTGGAAGGACCTGAAATAAAAAACAGTATCTCTATTCCTTAACTATTGTGGATGGTGGAATGTCAAGTTTACATTTGTATCTACCGCAATCAAAATGATCACTGAAGACTTTCGATTTGCTGAAGTTTTCTCGTACGAAAGCTTGGTGCATGCAATGGCTGGAGCAGTGGTAAGTAAACGTTGTTTATGTGCATTGGCTTTTTTATAGTAGGTTATTGCAGATTCTCTGCATTACATGAAAAGAAGGGGCAGTATTTTTTCTttaaattgctatctgaccctacatttgacagtaggcctatatgtttttagGGGAGTGTGACGGCAATGACCGTTTTCTTCCCACTTGACACTGCAAGACTACGGCTGCAAGGTAAGGCTAGCTACCTCTATATCTTTACGCCTCTATGCCAAACTGAATAGAGGACATAAGATATGTTGGTGCAAGTCTCATGTCTATTCTTCTCTGTTCCTCCTTTTCTATAGTGGATGAGAACAGAAAAGCCAGGTCCACTCCTGCCATTCTGTCAGAGATTGTCAAGGAAGAGGGGTTGTGAGTAAACAAGAGCTttgtctttctctcgctctgcTTTCTCAGCCTTTTCTATTTGAACAGAATCAGCTTAGGTTGTGTCTGTCCCCCTGCCTGTCCTCTCTGCAGGCTGGCGCCGTACAGGGGCTGGTTCCCAGTGATCTGCAGTCTCTGTTGCTCCAACTTCGTCTACTTCTACTGCTTCCACAGCCTGAGAGCCAGCTGGCTCCGGGGACACAAGTCAACTCCAAGCAGAGACCTGCTAATGGGCATCGCTGCAGGTAGGCCTACATAAGATCCTAAAGACCCAGACGCTGATACTAACTAACTTACGAAGTTATTAAGACTTAATAACACTTAAACAGTGTCAAGGAATGATTccgagctctctctccctcccaggtgTAGTGAACGTGCTTGTGACCACTCCGTTGTGGGTGGTCAACACACGACTCAAGCTTCAGGGAGCAAAGTTCCGCAATGCAGACATCCGTCCCACTAACTACTCAGGCATCATGGGTAAAGGCAGCAGCAGTATGAGTGTTGGAAACAGATAAAGTTGTAGATGTGTGCCAGTATaatgtctctgtcactctctctctttatttttctctctctaaagcatcgtacacacacagacacatacacactctccctctatctttctttctctctctttttctttcacacacacaggcaaacacacattGTACTACTGTTTCCTAGTCTGGTTTCTTTGTCACTATGTCTCTAGGGTAAACAGTgtccctctttcctcccctcaGATGGCTTTGTGCAGATCATTGAGGACGAAGGGGTGGGGGCCCTGTGGAACGGGacattcccctctctcctgcTGGTGCTCAACCCGGCTGTCCAGTTCATGATCTATGAGGGTCTGAAGAGGCAGCTGAGAAGCTTGGTTCACAAAGAGGTAATGGGAGGGAGTACTTGCAAAGACTAGGCAGAATTATGGATGAGAATTGAATTCTCATTGATGGGAAAAAGCCCTGCAATCCTCCCTCACTAACAAAAAATGTGATAACAGAAAAGCAAAGAGGAATTAGCTTTATCTTTCAACTAGTACACACCTTGATTGAAGATATATTGATTTAAAAAGTACAAATATTGACATGTATTAACAAACGCTTCCATGGTATTGGAAGTCAGACCTCCAATATATAAAAATACCCTGGTATGCTGTattatcatatacagtggggggggggaagtatttagtcagccaccaattgtgcaagttctcccacttaaaaagatgagagaggcctgtaattttcatcataggtacacgtcaaccatgacagacaaattgagaagaaaaaaatccagaaaatcacattgtaggatttttaatgaatttatttgcaaattatggtggaaaataagtatttggtcacctacaaacaagcaagatttctggctctcacagacctgtaacttcttctttaagaggctcctctgtcctccactcgttacctgtattaatggcacctgtttgaacttgttatcagtataaaagacacctgtccacaacctcaaacagtcacactccaaactccactatggccaagaccaaagagctgtcaaaggacaccagaaacaaaattgtagacctgcaccaggctgggaagactgaatctgcaataggtaagcagcttggtttgaagaaatcaactgtgggagcaattattaggaaatggaagacatacaagaccactgataatctcccttgatctggggctccacgcaagatctcaccccgtgggggtcaaaatgatcacaagaacggtgagcaaaaatcccagaaccacacgggggggacctagtgaatgacctgcagagagctgggaccaaagtaacaaagcctaacatcagtaacacactacgccgccagggactcaaatcctgcagtgccagacgtgtccccctgcttaagccagtacatgtccaggcccgtctgaagtttgctagagtgcatttggatgatccagaagaggattgggagaatgtcatatggtcagatgaaaccaaaatagaactttttgataaaaactcaactcgtcgtgtttggaggacaaagaatgctgagttgcatccaaagaacaccatacctactgtgaagcatgggggtggaaacatcatgttttggggctgtttttctgcaaagggaccaggacgactgatccgccgtgtaaaggaatgaatgaatggggccatgtatcgtgagattttgagtgaaaacctccttccatcagcaagggcattgaagatgaaacgtggctgggtctttcagcatgacaatgatcccaaacacaccgcccgggcaacgaaggagtggctttgtaagaagcatttcaaggtcctggagtggcctagccagtctccagatctcaaccccatagaaaatctttggagggagttgaaagtctgtgttgcccagcgacagacccaaaacatccctgctctagaggagatctgcatggaggaatgggccaaaataccagcaacagtgtgtgaaaaccttgtgaagacttacagaaaacgtttgacctgtgtcattgccaacaaagggtatataacaaagtattgagaaacttttgttattgaccaaatacttattttccaccataatttgtaaataaattcataaaaaatcctacaatgtgattttctgcgaaaaaaattctcattttgtctgtcatagttgacgtgtacctatgatgaaaattacaggcctctctcatctttttaagtgggagaacttgcacaattggtggctgactaaatattttttttccccactgtacctgcccAACCCTATTTAAACTGGAACTAACTGATCCTGATACTGTTGTGTGTCCATTTCTCTAGCTGTTGTCTCTGGAGGTATTTCTGATTGGTGCCATAGCCAAAGCAGTGGCCACCACAGTCACATACCCACTACAGACTGTACAGTCCATCCTGAGGgtaagaacagtgtgtgtgtgtttgtgagaatgTTCCTCATGAAAAAGTACTACTGAATCACAACTCATCACTACTACCCAAGATCTACACAaaacctactggttttactaaTTGATTGCTATTGAGATGTGTAGTAAATCAGTAGTGATTTATGTAGTAATTTAAGTACTAATGAGTGATAAATTGGGACCTTTTTACTACTTGTGAACACAACATATTTCCTACTCAAATCACTACATAATTATTCCTTAATGACTACTGTGTAACAACTGAGCTTTTGGGTATCTACTACTTAAAACCTACACATTCTACCACAATTCCTACATGTTCACTATTGAAATACTACGTCATGCCTACACATTCaatgtgtgtagtgttgtgtcagTACTGATTTGTTCCTGATACTTTTTCATTTCCTACATAAACCCTTTTGAATTACTATTGAAAACGGACACATTTACTACTGTTTGCCTATTAAAATCCCTATTGACATCTTCTTGTTTCACTACTGTGTCACTACTAGACTAGTGCACATGTTATTTCCTTGAGTTTCTAACTGTAGTTATATCATCAAACAATAAATAATACGTTTATACAAATGTAAAAGCAACAAAATATTACATTAATTACATATTTACACTCTTTGTTAATCCTTTTAAAGATGTATCTAtatttagaaaataaagacaaGCACAAGAAAACAACCAATTATAAGCCATTATCAATCCTCTGCTAACAGAAGTCACATCAGACAAAAATAATAATGATTGATAAACAATATTAATCTTACCAACAATGGCCTCCAGTCTTCTTATGTCGAGGGCCACCTCGGCAACAGGTCAAAATAGGTAAGTAGAATGGGTAAGTATACCAATatgaacatactgtacatttgcaTACAAACACACCTACTTATTAACTAGCATGACGAAAACGGGCTACATTTCAACGGTGCTAGCAAACAGCTCGGCTACCAACATCAAGTAGTACAAATCTCTACCTGATTACTACTGGAAACACTACTGTTTTCCTACTGAACACTACAAAACTCTACTTGTGTATCTTGAGTAGTGTGTAAACTATACATTCACTACACAATCCCTACAAGTCTCTACATTGCCACCACTGCACGAATAGGTTTTGTGTAGTAATTATGTAGTACTTTTTAATGAggggtctctgtctgtcctgtgactgtgtatgtgtgtgtctgccaaTGAATGTTTAGTGCTCTGCTGTGAACATTGGGCTGTCCCAATGTTTAGTGTTATTCCAGTGGAATAAgctcctacagtggggagaacaaatatttgatacactgccgattttgcaggttttcctacttacaaagcatgtagaggtctgtcatttttatcataggtacacttcaactgtgagagacggaatctaaaacaaaaatccagaaaatcacattgtatgatttttaagtaattaatttgcattttattgcctgacataagtatttgatcacctaccaaccagtaagaattccggctctcacagacctgtttttctttaagaagccctcctgttctccactcattacctgtattaactgcacctgtttgaactcgttacctgtataaaagacacctgtccacacactcaatcaaacagactccaacctctccacaatggccaagaccagagcgctgtgtaaggacatcagggttaaaattgtagacatgcacaaggctgggatgggctacaggacaataggcaagcagcttggtgagaaggcaacaactgttggcgcaattattagaaaatggaagttcaagatgacggtcaatcaccctcggtctggggctccatgcaagatctcacctcgtggggcatcaatgatcatgaggaaggtgagggatcagcccagaactacacggcaggacctggtcaatgacctgaagagagctggaaccacagtctcaaagaaaaccattagtaacacactacgccgtcatggattaaaatcctgcagcgcacgcaaggtccccctgctcaagccagcgcatgtccaggcccgtctgaagtttgccaatgaccatctggatgatccagaggaggaatgggagaaggtcatgtggtctaaacttcactcgccgtgtttggaggaagaagaaggatgagtacaaccccaagaacaccatccgaaccgtgaagcatggaggtggaaaaataattatttggggatgcttttctgcaaaggggacaggacgactgaaccgtattgaggggaggatggaaggggccatgtatcgcgagatcttggccaacaacctccttccctcagtaagagcattgaagatgggtcgtggctgggtcttccagcatgacaacgacccgaaacacacagccagggcaactaaggagtggctccgtaagaagcatctcaaggtcctggagtggcctagccattctccagacctgaacccaatagaaaatctttggagggagctgaaagtccgtattgcccag
This sequence is a window from Coregonus clupeaformis isolate EN_2021a chromosome 7, ASM2061545v1, whole genome shotgun sequence. Protein-coding genes within it:
- the LOC121569735 gene encoding peroxisomal membrane protein PMP34 encodes the protein MITEDFRFAEVFSYESLVHAMAGAVGSVTAMTVFFPLDTARLRLQVDENRKARSTPAILSEIVKEEGLLAPYRGWFPVICSLCCSNFVYFYCFHSLRASWLRGHKSTPSRDLLMGIAAGVVNVLVTTPLWVVNTRLKLQGAKFRNADIRPTNYSGIMDGFVQIIEDEGVGALWNGTFPSLLLVLNPAVQFMIYEGLKRQLRSLVHKELLSLEVFLIGAIAKAVATTVTYPLQTVQSILRFGQHKHHTDRSPLLNSLRSVMYLLINRVRKYGMLGLFKGLEAKLLQTVLTAALMFLLYEKIASRTFRVMGVKRPASSH